Proteins found in one Anopheles aquasalis chromosome 3, idAnoAquaMG_Q_19, whole genome shotgun sequence genomic segment:
- the LOC126575536 gene encoding uncharacterized protein LOC126575536 isoform X2, whose product MSGGDTQPKKRKDKKRKKDDEDTVKETTVHAPKQAPSAGAAQAAKDPGDVQMHIHSDHGTGGHWCAKVVFFILLAGLGALVGLIIMENKGLSNDDTPLSESRYSEFFNGWVDETRQDDHHHHEEILDAINSIGDHDDHDDDGDDAEAHAVDDHDDDHDDDDGHDDDDQDGAPYPEEDDNDDDEGAQDDGDDDEDEGPAQKLDDDEVEEIYAQQEAAQEEALAEAERDDGDDGDDDGDDDADDGEKDDDDDGDDEDNTPFEEDSSETPPKARSTEHESTTTPAVAEVPVTGDVLKEQMDELVRNYNKLAESLEVPKVEEETQHEPSPTVGKDDNDDLDGNDDEIEAIKVGSQQSAGDQDDGDDDDDGDDDDDGDDDDDGDDDDGKDIEFDAFVDNDGGEEEYLAKLRREQELRVAAEEARKAAIEPEEETSLTVKVFVGVALLGAAHLLLTSPRVPTTPVSTVDAKRGTVDAESSVQTRAPPSQQQAQPTESQLPTTQSRSILDDFVYAGPTPQRHSSDGNEVIEDNVIAFEDEDEGERYSGDEYEYELEELEEEAEEEMEEINPVDDEESEQKLIAQEQEIGAFVPITFEDFSSMYRASPEVAELREQQQQQQLESEPQSTVSMKKLQKDSLLARKKPPKGAVNKLIYGLHKDPIVIPDQEEEGSQPATASVTPEARENVSAKGENARSVLTALLSEIPSPPPPPPPTELDHQFDKFAYPILPPSATSPRTVAPGRHQDVMFAQQLPSVSALQPREKHVEFRLPEPEEPEMLEDIEPFGGPSGTQLDNGSKENLFVPDTSEEELDPDEYGAEYDEEYGVEYEDEEHVYDQDDIDSVLLNQYGSDEEEEPLTDDNIPPGGGEDEESDVDDSDLMRRLEEKYGKLPSTAASTSAAQPAASGTSPAQQADADEDEATAAGWTKIPTRAEEADRSYQEELRRAQQQLDEGKAQEALKSFDGVLSRRKPNSIPALVGRARALDALAEQRRSNALLTEAIAAYRKLIVVQELSVDDTTLRSIGERCIDRMRFQGQHANAIEVHQTLIRRFNDEPHFRNQLAVTYLYMNRLAEAKAVLHETLLRWIEDGFALVHYGFVLKTYDQNMELAAQYLREGIDTGHEGTQDGRFYFHLGDALQRLGRTAEAHDIYRRGVQRKLFLSLYQRSLYNVDGLKSRPFWTEQQTTYADELERIRGQWTLIRDEGLKLLNSAGVFVNETENLRDRGDWKQLELFSRGARVERNCARAPLTCRLVEQHFPAARTCKRGQVKFSVMHPGTHVWPHCGPTNCRIRAHLGLNVPSGTYIRVAEETRSWENGKWLIFDDSFEHEVWHNGTATRLVLIVDFWHPELTESQRRTLSPI is encoded by the exons ATGTCGGGCGGTGATACGCAACCAAAGAAGCGGAAGgacaagaaaaggaaaaaag ATGATGAAGATACCGTAAAGGAGACGACGGTACATGCTCCGAAGCAGGCCCCCTCGGCCGGGGCCGCTCAGGCAGCCAAGGATCCGGGCGATGTACAGATGCACATCCACAGTGACCATGGCACCGGTGGGCACTGGTGTGCGAAGGTGGTGTTCTTCATCCTGCTGGCCGGACTCGGTgcgctggttggtttgatCATTATGGAAAACAAGGGCCTCTCGAATGACGATACGCCACTGTCCGAGTCACGGTATTCCGAGTTCTTCAACGGTTGGGTCGATGAAACGCGCCAggacgaccaccatcatcatgaggaAATCCTGGATGCGATCAACTCGATcggtgatcatgatgatcacgacgatgatggagatgaCGCTGAGGCACACGCCGTCGACGATCATGACGACGatcatgacgatgacgatgggcatgatgatgatgatcaggaCGGTGCTCCCTATCCCGAGGAGGACgacaatgatgacgatgaaggggcacaggatgatggtgatgatgatgaggatgagggaCCAGCCCAGAAgctggacgatgatgaggtaGAGGAGATCTACGCTCAGCAGGAGGCTGCTCAAGAGGAAGCCCTCGCCGAGGCGGAGagagacgatggcgacgatggcgatgacgacggagacgatgatgccgatgatggtgaaaaggatgacgatgacgacggagaTGATGAGGATAACACTCCGTTTGAGGAAGAC TCCTCTGAAACACCACCGAAAGCGCGCTCTACGGAACATGAGTCTACCACAACCCCAGCCGTCGCTGAGGTACCGGTCACTGGCGATGTCCTGAAAGAACAGATGGATGAGTTGGTGCGGAACTACAACAAGCTAGCCGAGTCGCTGGAAGTGCCAAAGGTCGAAGAAGAGACACAGCATGAACCAAGCCCAACCGTTGGAAAG GACGATAATGACGACCTcgatggcaatgatgatgagattgaagcgaTCAAAGTTGGGTCTCAACAATCTGCGGGAGATcaggatgatggcgatgacgacgatgacggcgatgacgacgatgacggcgatgacgacgatgatggcgatgacgacgatggaaaaGACATCGAATTCGACGCATTCGTCGATAACGATGGGGGTGAGGAAGAATATCTGGCGAAGCTGCGCCGAGAGCAGGAGCTTCGGGTAGCGGCTGAGGAAGCGCGAAAGGCCGCCATCGAACCCGAAGAGGAAACATCGC TGACGGTTAAAGTGTTTGTCGGTGTCGCACTGCTCGGTGCTGCGCATCTTCTGTTAACAAGTCCACGTGTTCCTACGA CTCCCGTTAGCACGGTCGATGCTAAGCGTGGAACGGTGGATGCGGAATCATCTGTACAAACGCGTGCCCCTCCTTCACAACAGCAAGCACAACCCACCGAAAGCCAGCTTCCTACCACTCAGTCTAGATCCATTCTGGACGATTTCGTTTATGCCGGCCCGACACCTCAACGACACTCGTCCGATGGCAACGAAGTGATCGAAGACAATG TGATCGCGTTCGAAGATGAGGACGAGGGGGAACGATACTCCGGCGATGAGTACGAGTACGAGCTGGAAGagctggaagaggaagcggaagaggaaatggaggaaatCAACCCGGTAGATGATGAAGAGAGTGAGCAGAAGCTAATAGCTCAGGAGCAAGAGATCGGTGCCTTCGTACCGATTACGTTTGAAGACTTTAGCTCCATGTACCGAGCGTCACCGGAAGTGGCGGAACTgagagaacagcagcagcagcagcaacttgaAAGTGAACCTCAATCAACAGTCAGTATGAAAAAGCTTCAGAAAGACTCACTACTAGCGCGTAAGAAGCCTCCGAAGGGAGCGGTAAATAAGTTAATCTACGGTCTGCACAAGGATCCGATCGTGATACCggaccaggaggaggaaggttcGCAGCCGGCAACGGCATCGGTGACGCCGGAAGCGAGAGAAAACGTAAGTGCGAAGGGTGAGAACGCACGGAGCGTGCTTACGGCCCTGCTTTCGGAaatcccatcaccaccaccaccaccaccaccgacagaaCTCGATCATCAATTCGATAAGTTTGCCTACCCGATACTACCACCATCCGCGACTTCACCGCGTACCGTGGCACCAGGGCGACACCAGGATGTAATGTTTGCTCAGCAGCTACCGAGCGTATCGGCCCTGCAACCACGAGAGAAACATGTCGAATTCCGACTTCCCGAGCCAGAGGAACCTGAAATGCTGGAAGATATCGAACCGTTTGGTGGCCCCAGTGGCACCCAGCTAGACAATGGCAGCAAAGAGAATCTGTTCGTACCCGATACGAGTGAGGAAGAACTCGACCCGGATGAGTACGGTGCCGAGTATGACGAGGAGTACGGCGTAGAGTATGAAGATGAAGAGCACGTGTACGATCAGGACGATATCGATTCAGTGCTGTTGAACCAGTACGGctcggacgaggaggaggaaccaCTGACAGACGACAACATTCCACCGGGTGGTGGCGAAGATGAGGAATCGGATGTGGATGATTCCGACTTGATGCGCCGATTGGAGGAAAAGTACGGCAAGCTGCCCTCGACGGCAGCATCTACGAGCGCTGCGCAACCGGCCGCCAGTGGCACGAGCCCCGCGCAACAGGCGGAtgccgatgaagatgaagcgaCCGCAGCAGGGTGGACAA AAATCCCAACGCGGGCTGAGGAAGCTGATCGGTCCTATCAGGAAGAGCTAAGACgcgcgcagcagcagttagACGAG GGCAAGGCCCAGGAGGCTCTGAAGTCGTTCGATGGAGTGTTGTCCCGGAGGAAGCCCAACTCGATACCGGCGCTAGTAGGCCGTGCACGGGCACTGGATGCGTTGGCTGAACAGCGACGCAGCAATGCGTTGCTAACCGAAGCAATCGCTGCCTACCGGAAGCTAATCGTCGTACAAGAGCTATCAGTGGACGATACGACGTTGCGATCCATTGGGGAAAGGTGCATCGATCGGATGCGCTTCCAGGGCCAGCACGCGAATGCGATCGAGGTGCACCAGACGCTTATCCGGCGGTTTAATGATGAACCACACTTTCGCAATCAACTAGCAGTCACCTATCTCTACATGAATCG GCTAGCCGAAGCGAAAGCTGTCCTGCACGAGACGTTGCTGCGCTGGATCGAAGATGGCTTTGCGCTCGTCCACTATGGTTTCGTGTTGAAAACGTACGACCAAAACATGGAACTGGCGGCACAGTATCTTCGCGAAGGCATCGACACAGGCCACGAGGGTACGCAAGATGGGCGCTTCTATTTCCATCTCGGCGACGCACTGCAACGTTTGGGACGCACCGCCGAAGCGCACGACATCTATCGGCGCGGTGTACAACGCAAGCTGTTCCTTTCGCTCTACCAACGCTCACTGTACAATGTGGACGGGTTGAAGTCTCGTCCGTTTTGGACCGAGCAGCAAACAACCTACGCTGACGAGCTGGAGCGTATCCGGGGTCAGTGGACACTGATACGCGACGAGGGCCTAAAGCTGCTCAACAGTGCCGGAGTGTTTGTGAATGAAACGGAGAATCTGCGCGATCGGGGCGACTGGAAGCAGCTGGAACTATTCTCCCGGGGTGCCCGTGTCGAGCGGAACTGTGCGCGTGCTCCACTGACGTGTCGGTTGGTGGAGCAACACTTTCCGGCCGCACGCACCTGCAAGCGGGGTCAGGTGAAGTTCAGCGTTATGCACCCCGGGACGCACGTGTGGCCTCACTGTGGGCCTACGAACTGCCGGATACGGGCACATCTGGGCCTGAACGTTCCCAGCGGTACTTACATACGCGTTGCCGAGGAAACACG aTCCTGGGAGAATGGCAAGTGGTTGATCTTCGACGATAGCTTCGAGCACGAGGTGTGGCACAATGGAACGGCCACCCGGCTAGTGCTGATCGTTGACTTCTGGCATCCGGAGCTGACGGAAAGCCAACGAAGAACACTTTCACCGATTTAG
- the LOC126575536 gene encoding uncharacterized protein LOC126575536 isoform X1 has protein sequence MSGGDTQPKKRKDKKRKKDDEDTVKETTVHAPKQAPSAGAAQAAKDPGDVQMHIHSDHGTGGHWCAKVVFFILLAGLGALVGLIIMENKGLSNDDTPLSESRYSEFFNGWVDETRQDDHHHHEEILDAINSIGDHDDHDDDGDDAEAHAVDDHDDDHDDDDGHDDDDQDGAPYPEEDDNDDDEGAQDDGDDDEDEGPAQKLDDDEVEEIYAQQEAAQEEALAEAERDDGDDGDDDGDDDADDGEKDDDDDGDDEDNTPFEEDSSETPPKARSTEHESTTTPAVAEVPVTGDVLKEQMDELVRNYNKLAESLEVPKVEEETQHEPSPTVGKDDNDDLDGNDDEIEAIKVGSQQSAGDQDDGDDDDDGDDDDDGDDDDDGDDDDGKDIEFDAFVDNDGGEEEYLAKLRREQELRVAAEEARKAAIEPEEETSLTVKVFVGVALLGAAHLLLTSPRVPTKPPAPVSTVDAKRGTVDAESSVQTRAPPSQQQAQPTESQLPTTQSRSILDDFVYAGPTPQRHSSDGNEVIEDNVIAFEDEDEGERYSGDEYEYELEELEEEAEEEMEEINPVDDEESEQKLIAQEQEIGAFVPITFEDFSSMYRASPEVAELREQQQQQQLESEPQSTVSMKKLQKDSLLARKKPPKGAVNKLIYGLHKDPIVIPDQEEEGSQPATASVTPEARENVSAKGENARSVLTALLSEIPSPPPPPPPTELDHQFDKFAYPILPPSATSPRTVAPGRHQDVMFAQQLPSVSALQPREKHVEFRLPEPEEPEMLEDIEPFGGPSGTQLDNGSKENLFVPDTSEEELDPDEYGAEYDEEYGVEYEDEEHVYDQDDIDSVLLNQYGSDEEEEPLTDDNIPPGGGEDEESDVDDSDLMRRLEEKYGKLPSTAASTSAAQPAASGTSPAQQADADEDEATAAGWTKIPTRAEEADRSYQEELRRAQQQLDEGKAQEALKSFDGVLSRRKPNSIPALVGRARALDALAEQRRSNALLTEAIAAYRKLIVVQELSVDDTTLRSIGERCIDRMRFQGQHANAIEVHQTLIRRFNDEPHFRNQLAVTYLYMNRLAEAKAVLHETLLRWIEDGFALVHYGFVLKTYDQNMELAAQYLREGIDTGHEGTQDGRFYFHLGDALQRLGRTAEAHDIYRRGVQRKLFLSLYQRSLYNVDGLKSRPFWTEQQTTYADELERIRGQWTLIRDEGLKLLNSAGVFVNETENLRDRGDWKQLELFSRGARVERNCARAPLTCRLVEQHFPAARTCKRGQVKFSVMHPGTHVWPHCGPTNCRIRAHLGLNVPSGTYIRVAEETRSWENGKWLIFDDSFEHEVWHNGTATRLVLIVDFWHPELTESQRRTLSPI, from the exons ATGTCGGGCGGTGATACGCAACCAAAGAAGCGGAAGgacaagaaaaggaaaaaag ATGATGAAGATACCGTAAAGGAGACGACGGTACATGCTCCGAAGCAGGCCCCCTCGGCCGGGGCCGCTCAGGCAGCCAAGGATCCGGGCGATGTACAGATGCACATCCACAGTGACCATGGCACCGGTGGGCACTGGTGTGCGAAGGTGGTGTTCTTCATCCTGCTGGCCGGACTCGGTgcgctggttggtttgatCATTATGGAAAACAAGGGCCTCTCGAATGACGATACGCCACTGTCCGAGTCACGGTATTCCGAGTTCTTCAACGGTTGGGTCGATGAAACGCGCCAggacgaccaccatcatcatgaggaAATCCTGGATGCGATCAACTCGATcggtgatcatgatgatcacgacgatgatggagatgaCGCTGAGGCACACGCCGTCGACGATCATGACGACGatcatgacgatgacgatgggcatgatgatgatgatcaggaCGGTGCTCCCTATCCCGAGGAGGACgacaatgatgacgatgaaggggcacaggatgatggtgatgatgatgaggatgagggaCCAGCCCAGAAgctggacgatgatgaggtaGAGGAGATCTACGCTCAGCAGGAGGCTGCTCAAGAGGAAGCCCTCGCCGAGGCGGAGagagacgatggcgacgatggcgatgacgacggagacgatgatgccgatgatggtgaaaaggatgacgatgacgacggagaTGATGAGGATAACACTCCGTTTGAGGAAGAC TCCTCTGAAACACCACCGAAAGCGCGCTCTACGGAACATGAGTCTACCACAACCCCAGCCGTCGCTGAGGTACCGGTCACTGGCGATGTCCTGAAAGAACAGATGGATGAGTTGGTGCGGAACTACAACAAGCTAGCCGAGTCGCTGGAAGTGCCAAAGGTCGAAGAAGAGACACAGCATGAACCAAGCCCAACCGTTGGAAAG GACGATAATGACGACCTcgatggcaatgatgatgagattgaagcgaTCAAAGTTGGGTCTCAACAATCTGCGGGAGATcaggatgatggcgatgacgacgatgacggcgatgacgacgatgacggcgatgacgacgatgatggcgatgacgacgatggaaaaGACATCGAATTCGACGCATTCGTCGATAACGATGGGGGTGAGGAAGAATATCTGGCGAAGCTGCGCCGAGAGCAGGAGCTTCGGGTAGCGGCTGAGGAAGCGCGAAAGGCCGCCATCGAACCCGAAGAGGAAACATCGC TGACGGTTAAAGTGTTTGTCGGTGTCGCACTGCTCGGTGCTGCGCATCTTCTGTTAACAAGTCCACGTGTTCCTACGA AGCCACCAGCTCCCGTTAGCACGGTCGATGCTAAGCGTGGAACGGTGGATGCGGAATCATCTGTACAAACGCGTGCCCCTCCTTCACAACAGCAAGCACAACCCACCGAAAGCCAGCTTCCTACCACTCAGTCTAGATCCATTCTGGACGATTTCGTTTATGCCGGCCCGACACCTCAACGACACTCGTCCGATGGCAACGAAGTGATCGAAGACAATG TGATCGCGTTCGAAGATGAGGACGAGGGGGAACGATACTCCGGCGATGAGTACGAGTACGAGCTGGAAGagctggaagaggaagcggaagaggaaatggaggaaatCAACCCGGTAGATGATGAAGAGAGTGAGCAGAAGCTAATAGCTCAGGAGCAAGAGATCGGTGCCTTCGTACCGATTACGTTTGAAGACTTTAGCTCCATGTACCGAGCGTCACCGGAAGTGGCGGAACTgagagaacagcagcagcagcagcaacttgaAAGTGAACCTCAATCAACAGTCAGTATGAAAAAGCTTCAGAAAGACTCACTACTAGCGCGTAAGAAGCCTCCGAAGGGAGCGGTAAATAAGTTAATCTACGGTCTGCACAAGGATCCGATCGTGATACCggaccaggaggaggaaggttcGCAGCCGGCAACGGCATCGGTGACGCCGGAAGCGAGAGAAAACGTAAGTGCGAAGGGTGAGAACGCACGGAGCGTGCTTACGGCCCTGCTTTCGGAaatcccatcaccaccaccaccaccaccaccgacagaaCTCGATCATCAATTCGATAAGTTTGCCTACCCGATACTACCACCATCCGCGACTTCACCGCGTACCGTGGCACCAGGGCGACACCAGGATGTAATGTTTGCTCAGCAGCTACCGAGCGTATCGGCCCTGCAACCACGAGAGAAACATGTCGAATTCCGACTTCCCGAGCCAGAGGAACCTGAAATGCTGGAAGATATCGAACCGTTTGGTGGCCCCAGTGGCACCCAGCTAGACAATGGCAGCAAAGAGAATCTGTTCGTACCCGATACGAGTGAGGAAGAACTCGACCCGGATGAGTACGGTGCCGAGTATGACGAGGAGTACGGCGTAGAGTATGAAGATGAAGAGCACGTGTACGATCAGGACGATATCGATTCAGTGCTGTTGAACCAGTACGGctcggacgaggaggaggaaccaCTGACAGACGACAACATTCCACCGGGTGGTGGCGAAGATGAGGAATCGGATGTGGATGATTCCGACTTGATGCGCCGATTGGAGGAAAAGTACGGCAAGCTGCCCTCGACGGCAGCATCTACGAGCGCTGCGCAACCGGCCGCCAGTGGCACGAGCCCCGCGCAACAGGCGGAtgccgatgaagatgaagcgaCCGCAGCAGGGTGGACAA AAATCCCAACGCGGGCTGAGGAAGCTGATCGGTCCTATCAGGAAGAGCTAAGACgcgcgcagcagcagttagACGAG GGCAAGGCCCAGGAGGCTCTGAAGTCGTTCGATGGAGTGTTGTCCCGGAGGAAGCCCAACTCGATACCGGCGCTAGTAGGCCGTGCACGGGCACTGGATGCGTTGGCTGAACAGCGACGCAGCAATGCGTTGCTAACCGAAGCAATCGCTGCCTACCGGAAGCTAATCGTCGTACAAGAGCTATCAGTGGACGATACGACGTTGCGATCCATTGGGGAAAGGTGCATCGATCGGATGCGCTTCCAGGGCCAGCACGCGAATGCGATCGAGGTGCACCAGACGCTTATCCGGCGGTTTAATGATGAACCACACTTTCGCAATCAACTAGCAGTCACCTATCTCTACATGAATCG GCTAGCCGAAGCGAAAGCTGTCCTGCACGAGACGTTGCTGCGCTGGATCGAAGATGGCTTTGCGCTCGTCCACTATGGTTTCGTGTTGAAAACGTACGACCAAAACATGGAACTGGCGGCACAGTATCTTCGCGAAGGCATCGACACAGGCCACGAGGGTACGCAAGATGGGCGCTTCTATTTCCATCTCGGCGACGCACTGCAACGTTTGGGACGCACCGCCGAAGCGCACGACATCTATCGGCGCGGTGTACAACGCAAGCTGTTCCTTTCGCTCTACCAACGCTCACTGTACAATGTGGACGGGTTGAAGTCTCGTCCGTTTTGGACCGAGCAGCAAACAACCTACGCTGACGAGCTGGAGCGTATCCGGGGTCAGTGGACACTGATACGCGACGAGGGCCTAAAGCTGCTCAACAGTGCCGGAGTGTTTGTGAATGAAACGGAGAATCTGCGCGATCGGGGCGACTGGAAGCAGCTGGAACTATTCTCCCGGGGTGCCCGTGTCGAGCGGAACTGTGCGCGTGCTCCACTGACGTGTCGGTTGGTGGAGCAACACTTTCCGGCCGCACGCACCTGCAAGCGGGGTCAGGTGAAGTTCAGCGTTATGCACCCCGGGACGCACGTGTGGCCTCACTGTGGGCCTACGAACTGCCGGATACGGGCACATCTGGGCCTGAACGTTCCCAGCGGTACTTACATACGCGTTGCCGAGGAAACACG aTCCTGGGAGAATGGCAAGTGGTTGATCTTCGACGATAGCTTCGAGCACGAGGTGTGGCACAATGGAACGGCCACCCGGCTAGTGCTGATCGTTGACTTCTGGCATCCGGAGCTGACGGAAAGCCAACGAAGAACACTTTCACCGATTTAG